From a single Takifugu flavidus voucher ECSFRI-JHDFT01 mitochondrion, complete genome genomic region:
- the ND4L gene encoding NADH dehydrogenase subunit 4L produces the protein MTLIQLSFTSVFFLGLFGLAFYRVHLLSALLCLESMMLALFLALSTWSLQMSSTSFSAAPLLLLAFSACEAGVGLALMVATARTHGSDHLQNLNLLQC, from the coding sequence ATGACCCTCATCCAACTCTCATTCACCTCAGTCTTCTTCCTAGGACTATTCGGCCTTGCATTTTACCGAGTCCACCTTCTATCTGCACTCTTATGTCTTGAAAGCATAATATTAGCCCTATTCCTCGCACTTTCAACATGAAGCCTGCAAATATCCTCCACCAGTTTTTCAGCCGCGCCGTTACTCCTTCTAGCATTCTCAGCATGCGAAGCTGGTGTAGGACTAGCTTTAATAGTCGCCACAGCCCGTACCCACGGATCAGATCACCTACAAAACCTAAACCTCCTACAATGCTAA